Proteins from a single region of Synechococcus sp. WH 8109:
- a CDS encoding DUF3134 domain-containing protein gives MSALVDLNALDSVNPSLTRYGRRDPAPVLPLREEPDLLSWLETSGRLVADEESGSPEVSTVEEEELSALMGEKEDYNKDDEQNEEQWED, from the coding sequence ATGAGCGCTCTGGTTGATTTAAACGCCCTGGACAGCGTCAACCCGTCCCTCACCCGCTACGGGCGCCGCGACCCTGCACCCGTGCTGCCCCTGCGTGAGGAGCCTGACCTCCTGTCCTGGCTGGAAACCAGCGGCCGTCTCGTTGCCGACGAAGAATCCGGTTCACCCGAAGTGAGCACCGTTGAAGAGGAGGAACTCTCCGCACTCATGGGTGAGAAGGAGGATTACAACAAGGATGACGAGCAAAACGAGGAGCAGTGGGAGGACTGA